A genomic stretch from Candidatus Afararchaeum irisae includes:
- the argS gene encoding arginine--tRNA ligase has product MFTQFRKQVEESLSESLDSAGYSTEDLSLEKPPEDVDAGLASAVAFSLAGDENPAEVAHEIAANLHIGEYGLIGGASVKGPYINFSVSDDYLERTVEEATSDDYPALPDKDEKIILEHTSANPTGPLHVGRARNPIIGDSIARLLRKAGYDLDVEYYVNDMGRQVATIAWAYDRIDESELPEKERDKPDHDIVRYYRRANEILEAEAEGEGEDESGAEYNSTNGEMTAEDEIDELLSELENGNEDALELVEEAVEYCLEGQRQSLERIGASYDRFVHESQFVLEGDVDDVSERLKEDERSYEEEDARKIDLSDFDIDKELVFERSDGTSLYTTRDIAYHIDKFERSDDAVNVLGEDHKLQAKQLGAALEILGEDRKPRNVFYSYVSLPEGKMSTREGTVVNMDDLLDEAVERAKDEIQERSDERRRDVEEVRETAEKIGIGAVRFDIVARQAEKPITFRWEDALNFEGQHAPYIQYVHARASGILEQADADPDADLDVDLLEDDEERGLIEKIGELSDVVDNSAESLEPHRIATYSRELAEAFNEFYRECRVLDVEDDLKKARLGLVLASKNAISNSLGLIGVEAPEAM; this is encoded by the coding sequence ATGTTCACCCAGTTCAGGAAACAGGTCGAGGAGTCTCTCTCCGAATCCCTCGACTCAGCGGGCTACTCGACCGAGGATCTGAGTCTCGAAAAGCCACCAGAGGACGTCGACGCGGGTCTCGCCTCCGCAGTCGCTTTCTCTCTCGCTGGCGACGAGAATCCCGCCGAGGTCGCACACGAGATAGCGGCGAACCTACATATAGGCGAGTACGGTCTGATAGGCGGCGCGTCGGTAAAAGGACCTTACATCAACTTCTCCGTCAGCGACGACTACCTCGAAAGGACGGTCGAGGAGGCGACCTCCGACGACTATCCGGCTCTCCCCGACAAGGACGAGAAGATCATACTCGAACACACCTCGGCGAACCCCACGGGACCCCTCCACGTCGGAAGGGCGCGTAATCCCATAATCGGAGACTCGATAGCGCGTCTCTTACGGAAGGCGGGCTACGACTTAGACGTCGAGTACTACGTCAACGACATGGGAAGACAGGTCGCGACGATAGCGTGGGCTTACGACAGGATAGACGAGTCAGAGCTTCCCGAGAAGGAACGTGACAAGCCCGACCACGACATAGTGAGGTACTACAGGAGGGCGAACGAGATACTCGAAGCCGAAGCCGAGGGCGAAGGCGAAGACGAATCCGGAGCCGAGTACAACAGCACCAACGGCGAGATGACCGCCGAGGACGAGATAGACGAACTCCTCTCAGAGCTCGAAAACGGCAACGAGGACGCCCTCGAACTCGTCGAGGAGGCTGTCGAGTACTGCTTGGAGGGACAGAGACAGAGCCTCGAACGTATAGGCGCGTCGTACGACAGATTCGTCCACGAGAGTCAGTTTGTGCTTGAGGGCGATGTCGACGACGTGAGCGAGAGGCTCAAGGAAGACGAGAGGAGCTACGAGGAGGAAGACGCACGTAAGATCGACCTCTCCGACTTCGACATAGACAAGGAGCTCGTCTTCGAGAGGAGTGACGGCACATCGCTCTACACGACACGTGACATCGCATACCACATCGACAAGTTCGAGAGATCCGACGACGCCGTCAACGTTCTCGGTGAGGATCACAAGCTCCAGGCGAAACAGCTCGGAGCGGCGTTAGAGATACTCGGAGAGGACAGGAAGCCGAGAAACGTCTTCTACTCGTACGTCAGTCTCCCCGAGGGCAAGATGAGCACACGTGAGGGCACAGTCGTCAACATGGACGACCTCCTCGACGAGGCGGTCGAACGCGCCAAGGACGAGATACAGGAGAGATCCGACGAGAGGAGACGTGACGTCGAAGAGGTGCGCGAGACCGCCGAGAAGATCGGCATAGGCGCGGTTCGTTTCGACATAGTCGCACGCCAGGCGGAAAAGCCGATCACCTTCAGATGGGAGGACGCTCTCAACTTCGAGGGTCAGCACGCTCCTTACATACAGTACGTTCACGCGAGGGCGTCGGGGATACTCGAACAGGCAGACGCCGACCCCGATGCCGACCTGGACGTCGATCTCCTCGAAGACGACGAGGAACGCGGGCTCATAGAGAAGATAGGAGAGCTATCCGACGTCGTCGACAACTCCGCCGAGAGCCTCGAGCCACACAGGATAGCGACCTACTCGCGTGAGTTAGCCGAAGCCTTCAACGAGTTCTACCGAGAGTGCCGTGTCTTAGACGTCGAAGACGACCTCAAGAAGGCGCGCCTGGGTCTCGTCCTCGCCTCGAAAAACGCGATAAGTAACTCGCTCGGTCTCATAGGAGTCGAAGCACCGGAGGCGATGTGA
- the ilvD gene encoding dihydroxy-acid dehydratase produces the protein MRKIRSQEVTEGAERAPHRAMFHAMGYTDEDLEEPLIGVANPAAEVTPCNVHLDEISQYAKDGIEEAEGTPIEFGTITVSDAISMGTEGMKASLISREVIADSVELVTFAERLDGLVTVAGCDKNLPGMMMAAARLDLPTVFVYGGTILPGKYHGEDVTIQDVFEGVGEYSEGDITEEELEELEDVACPGPGSCAGMYTANTMASISEALGLALPGSATPPAETDEREDTAFDSGEAVMRVLEEDIRPSDLLTRKAFENAIALQAAIGGSTNAVLHILAIAEEAGVDLEIDDFDRISRRVPHICNLKPGGSHVMADLHRNGGIPVVLKRLLDDGLIHGDVMTVTGQTLEENLEEMDLPEPSPSVVRPLDDPIHDEGAIVILKGNIAPEGAVLKVTGDDDFVFEGTARVFDHEEEAFYAVENGEIDSGDVILIRYEGPKGGPGMREMLGVTAAVVGQGHEDDVALLTDGRFSGATRGPMIGHIAPEAYVGGPLAAVRDGDTVEIDIPERRLDVDLSDDEIEDRLEDWEQPDPNYTSGVLAKYGDSFSSASLGAVTNPGVKDD, from the coding sequence ATGAGAAAGATAAGGAGCCAGGAAGTCACCGAGGGTGCCGAGAGAGCACCTCACCGCGCTATGTTCCACGCGATGGGGTACACCGACGAGGATCTCGAGGAGCCACTGATAGGCGTCGCGAACCCCGCGGCGGAGGTCACGCCGTGTAACGTACATCTCGACGAGATATCCCAGTACGCGAAGGACGGTATCGAGGAAGCCGAAGGAACACCGATAGAGTTCGGGACGATCACCGTGAGCGACGCTATCTCGATGGGTACTGAGGGGATGAAGGCGTCCCTCATATCACGTGAGGTCATAGCCGACTCGGTCGAACTCGTGACGTTCGCCGAGAGACTCGACGGTCTCGTGACTGTCGCAGGCTGTGACAAGAACCTCCCGGGTATGATGATGGCGGCGGCGCGTCTCGACCTCCCGACAGTCTTCGTCTACGGCGGCACTATTCTCCCGGGCAAGTACCACGGCGAGGACGTGACTATACAGGACGTCTTCGAGGGCGTCGGCGAGTACTCCGAGGGCGACATAACCGAGGAAGAGCTCGAGGAGTTAGAGGACGTCGCGTGTCCCGGACCCGGATCGTGCGCGGGTATGTATACCGCAAACACGATGGCTTCGATAAGCGAGGCACTCGGACTCGCTCTCCCCGGCTCCGCTACGCCGCCCGCCGAGACAGACGAGAGGGAAGACACAGCCTTCGACTCGGGCGAGGCTGTCATGAGGGTCTTAGAGGAAGACATACGTCCCTCCGACCTCCTGACACGCAAGGCGTTCGAGAACGCGATAGCTCTACAGGCAGCGATAGGCGGGTCGACGAACGCCGTCCTCCATATCTTAGCGATAGCCGAGGAGGCAGGCGTAGACCTCGAGATAGACGACTTCGACAGGATATCGCGGAGGGTTCCACATATCTGTAACCTCAAGCCCGGCGGCAGCCACGTCATGGCTGACCTCCACAGAAACGGCGGTATACCCGTCGTCCTCAAACGCCTCCTCGACGACGGTCTGATACACGGCGACGTCATGACTGTCACGGGACAGACTCTCGAAGAGAACTTAGAGGAGATGGATCTCCCCGAGCCGAGTCCGAGTGTCGTGCGTCCGCTCGACGACCCGATACACGACGAGGGCGCGATAGTCATACTCAAGGGCAACATAGCTCCCGAGGGTGCGGTTCTCAAGGTCACGGGCGACGACGACTTCGTATTCGAGGGTACCGCGAGGGTCTTCGACCACGAGGAGGAGGCGTTCTACGCGGTCGAGAACGGCGAGATAGACTCGGGCGACGTAATTCTCATAAGGTACGAGGGACCAAAGGGAGGACCCGGAATGAGGGAGATGCTGGGTGTGACCGCCGCAGTCGTCGGACAGGGTCACGAGGACGACGTCGCATTACTCACCGACGGACGTTTCTCGGGTGCTACACGTGGACCTATGATAGGACACATAGCTCCTGAGGCTTACGTCGGCGGTCCACTCGCCGCGGTACGTGACGGCGACACGGTGGAGATCGACATACCCGAGAGAAGGCTCGACGTCGACCTCTCAGACGACGAGATAGAAGACAGACTCGAAGACTGGGAACAGCCCGATCCCAACTACACCTCGGGCGTCTTAGCGAAGTACGGCGACTCCTTCAGTTCGGCGTCACTCGGTGCTGTGACGAATCCGGGTGTCAAAGACGACTAA